GTAGGATGCTCGTCCCCCACCGCCCGGGAAGGCCAGCGCGGCTCCATGAGACATATGGAGGATAGTACGGTAGACATGTCGGGATCGCAACCTATCTCGACAGACATTCCTGTCAGTACAGATGAAGGATCCATCCAAAAGCCTATTACCCCAACGACTAGCAGAGTGAGCAGAGACTCCCGCTGGCGCAGTCGTGAGCGCCTTAGTCTGGAGCGAGCCACCTCGATTGAGCGTGTCGCATCGTCTATTTTTGTTCTAGGCCAAACACGTAACCGCAGTCGCGAGTTAAGCAAGAGTGACCGCGATGCTTCGCGGCCCTCAGCACCACATACTCGAGTGTCTGACCTACCCCAGTTGTCTTCACAGGTCACTATTGGAAGAAACTCGCAATTTCATGGACTGTCCGCTGAGGAACGGGAGCTTTTGGGTGGCATTGAATATCGCAGCTTGAAACTGCTACTCTGGATTTGTATTGGTGAGTCTCAGACGGAAGGGATCACCCCTTCTGTAAGTTTATTCACGTGGGTGCCGAAGCTGATTCGATGGAAGGATACTTTGTGGGTTTGCACGTTTTGGGAGTCATCTGTCTCGTGCCTTGGATTCAGCATGCCCCTTCCAAGTACACCGACTACCTCGACGAGGTAGGCCAGAACAAGATTTGGTGGTGAGTCCGTTCCTCTCGCTCTAGCCCGTTCTGCGTTGCTCTGCTTTACTCATTGCAATAGGGCTTTCTATTCTGCGCAAACCATGGCGAATAATCTCGGTTTCACTTTAACACCGGATTCCATGGTCCATTTTCGCGACGCGACTTTTCCGATGCTAGTCATGACTTTTCTGGCCTATACCGGGTATAACTTCTATCCCATCTTTCTACGTCTCCTCATTTGGAGCTTCTACAAGCTTGTACCCAAGAATTCGGCCCTACGAGGACCACTAGCTTTCCTTCTAGAGCACCCACGCCGATGTTGTATGCTCCTGTTCTCAAGTCGCCCAACGTGGATTCTCTTCGGTATCCTCTTCGGCCTAAACTTTTTGGATGTACTGCTCCTTATCGTCCTAGACCTTGACAACCCATCCGTCACGGAGCTACCCCTCGCCCAGCGCATTTTAGCTGCCATCTTTCAAGCCGCTTCATCACGTCATACAGGAACGTCCACCTTCGATCTCTCCGGACTGAACCCGGCCGCACAGTTTAGcctgctggtgatgatgtaCATTTCTGTTTATCCTATTGCCTTGACTATACGTGCCTCCAACACGTACGAAGAGCGGGCGCTGGGAAAATACGCCCCTGAGCAGATTGACCCGGAAGAGGCGAAGACAGGCGGCAAGTACGTCATGGCGCACATGCGAAACCAGCTCAGTTTCGATCTTTGGTATATATTTCTGGGGATCTTTCTTATTTGTATTGCCGAGTCAGATAAGATCATGGATACCTCACAACCTGTGAGCATCTCACCTCTACCAACTTGCCCTATGCTTCGCCTTGAAAATATGATATTAATAGCTCTAATCGCAGGAATTTTCTGTGTTTCCTATCTTCTTCGAGGTAACCTCGGCATAGTAAGTCTTGTTCCATCCCTCCCTCATCATGTAGCCAAGGTCTGAGACTTATCTTCCCGCAGTGGTAACGTTGGCCTCAGTCTCGGCCACCCGGACGTTCAGACGTCTTTGTCTGGCCAGTTCTCCGTCTGCAGCAAGCTTGTCATATGCGCGATGATGATTCGAGGCCGTCATCGCGGCTTACCTTACGAAGTTGACCGCGCCATCCAGTTGCCAAGCGAACGCCTTGTCGATGATAACACCGAGCCACTCCCGTCTCGCAGGCCTCTATTGACTAGCGAAGTTGACGGTGAAGCCATGTAGAAAGTGGAGTTTGCAAAGGCATCTAGATGGTACATTAGAAATAGGCGGCTGCTCAAGCATATGAAGCCATAGGGTCAGTGGGCCTCCTATCGCCTGGCCATCGGTTTTCTTAGTCTCACGGAAATACATGGCTATGAAGATAGCCTTTGGGCCTTAGATAACCTTGTCTGATCGAATTTACGTTACTAGTACATGCCTCTAGCGGGAAACGGTCCTTTTTTACTTCGCCCCCCAAGTCTATGACTAGAAGATGCAAAAAATGGATTCAGCCGTACGactggctgctgctgggcggATTACGGAATTCTTCACTTCTCAGCTACCATATGATGATCAGGCTGGCGACCCGTTCCACGTCCACCATCCACGCATCCAAGCCGTGGAAATGGATGGACCGTGCATCCATTTCCATCCATTCCATGGCGCTGGGCATGACATCATACATCCATCCACTCCGTATAGGGTTACGTGGAATGGGTCCGTGGAAATGGAAGCCGGGGGTGTTACCTCCTTAGGCTCCCTGGCGCTGGAGCATCGAAATCCCGCTCGATTTCCTAAGAGATGTAATGCGGCAAGACTTCTGTCACCATTAGTTGGGTGGCCAGCACCCCTGTCGTCGCACAGTTAGAAATTGACAGCTAACGGGTTAGTGGCCATGCGCAGCACCTGTGAGGCATGCCGAGCAGCTGCGAATGTCTTTTGACAACGGTGGGGACGAACACTCATGCGGTCATATTATGCTGCTATTGCCCCTGAGACCAGGCCATACATGGTATAGTCACTGGGTACAGTAGGGAACTTAGCTAGCCAATGGTAGAGGAGCAAATTAATTTGACTGTCAGATGGTGCTGCGAACCAATTCCCAAACCTTCCGGGGACCCCAGAATACTCAGTGACAACAAAGGAATCCCACCAGGCCTGCGTGTCAGCGGCGTTGCAGAGAGTGTCATGCCATCAGGTTTCCTGAGACTTTGGCGAGTCTTAGAAGGCACTTGGCGGTCTTGAAGAGGAAAGTTTGCGGAAGATCTGGCGTCTAGTTCAAATGGGATATATCCAATTACAGCATGTCATTTTGTATGGCGTCGGCGTGGTTCGGGGAGTGGAAGCTTCCCATTATTTCTGAGAGTGGTTTAAAAATCGCGCACTTCAGTGCTCCAGTCTGTTGTGTAAAAGTTCGCTGAATGTCCTGTCGTCCCCTGAGTAACTGCTGGCCTGTATATCTACTTAGAGTCAACCTAACTTATATGCCATAAAGTCTATTCACTAGGCCACCTTAACCCGTGTCGTTTGGATGCCTAGCTGGAGTCTCTCagagaagggagagaagaaaacGGGGTGGGGAGCAGAAGGGAGGGACACATTTGTTTGATGATGACAGGACGGGGGGCCCCATGAGACCTCCGAAAGTCCGCTCACTACCCAAGCCGTCTTGGCAAGTCTGGGCATTTCTCGACCACGAAGATCCTGCGGCCGCAACCTTGGCAAGCAGAGTGCCCAGTGTCGATCCTAAGGAATTACGGCAAGATTAAgcccgccaagaaggccagcTGTCTCTGGTGTAAATTAGCCGACTTCGGAATATTCTTGGCGTCGAACATGCCGTCATATGAACATACCTTTATTTTTGTCACACCCCTTCGAACGTGCGACCATGCGACCGACCTTTCATGCATCTTTTCGACTCAGTTGAATTCCTTATCCAGCGGGTTGCGACTCGCCTCTAACAAGCGCCAGCTCCATTGTAAGCGTCGCGCGCTGGGTCAGTTGCCAGCCATCAGATGATACTCCTCGCAGCTAGAGCCAGAAATCATGCGCCGCACAGTTGCGGAGCGTCAGCAGCAGTCATCTGGGTTTCTGTCATACGTTAATGGCGAGAGAGTTGAGGATCCGAAGTTCGTCATGCCGGCCACAGCTCAACTTGGCATGATCTCCAGGAGTACTGCAACGCCCTCGGCAGTATCTAACAATGACCTTACCTGCTGCTGGAACGCCTGTAGGCAACAGTTCAACACCCCAGAGTTGCTTTTTGTAAGTCTCACTGGAGAGACAAGTGTGAAACTTGATCACGGCTCTAGACTGCTAACGTTCTATTGCAGGAGCACCTTTGTGAGTGGCATGTTGGCCGCAAAACTACCAATAACCTCAACTTGACCTGCCAGTGGGGTGTATGCCACACTGCCACAGTGAAGAGAGACCGCATGATATCGCATATGCGTGTTCACGTACCGCTGAAGCCCTATAAATGTAAAGTCTGTGGGAAGTGCATCAAGCGCCCCCAGGATCTAAAGAAACATATCAAGGTAAAGAGGACTTCCTGATACACCAGCTACCGCCATGTGTGCTTACACTAACCTTCTAGTCCCATGCCGATCCAATGGCCCTAGCCCAACCGCGCAAAGAGCCCTCGGGAGGACGTAATGATAGGCAGCTGTCAAGGAATGGTATGTATAAGCTCCTGTCTCCATTCCTGACAGACTATTTGCTCGCCCTGTTCGCGAGGCTAATATTCCTTCAGGATCAGCTACCCATCATGACCAGGGCAACCAGATGCAAATTAACACCGTATCCCTTCACCAGGCAGCATATCCCAGCGGCCACTACGCTCCCCAGGCCTTGACTAGCTGTGGTCTATACTTGATCCGCCCTCCAGTGAATAGTGCCCGCGTCGAATATTCCGGATATAGCACCGAGCCTAGGAGCTCTGACCATATCCGCACTCTTGGATTGCTTGATGACTCCGGCAATTCCAAGTGCCATCAAGTTGACTCACCGTCCCATGCTCAAATCGACCGCTTTTCGTTGCCTCTACATTACTCCTTCTCAGATCCCGACGGTCCCACGGCCCCAAGCATTCCTCAGCCAGCGAATCTAGCTGTCGCTCACGGGGATCCTATTGAGAGCTATAATTCAATGAGGCAGCAGTATCACTCGCCAGCACCTTACATACAAGAAGGCCTCAACCGCATCAACTACCTTGGCTAGGTACAAGGCATTACCTATAAAAACCACAATTAAACCACCTTTCAACAACCTCAGCGTCCTCATTCAAGGTGAACACAACCATCTGCAATTGATAGCGTAGGGATCTATGGCGTCCTTTACCACAACGCTTTCCTCACAGCATCCTAGTCACTACGTGTTAGAATGAGACAAGGATCACGATCATCGTAACCGAGTTCATGGGTATAAGAGACCGAATTTGGTCGGCCCTTTAGAAAAAAAGCAGCGTAATTTAATCATCTCTTCTGACTGCACTTATGTTGCATCAGTCTAACTTCTGATGCTATGATTGAAAAGTATTAGCGTAGACCTACTGGTATAGCTAATATAACGTCGAATTTGGCAGCCACTGGCGGCACTTGGACGTGGTTTTCCACTGATGGTGGCTTTTGTAATGACCGGGCGAGAGAGCTGGTCTAACTTGACCGGGCCGGGATTGGGTTATTCAACTGACCTGATGATCACCTCAATTCGACGGAGAGTTTCTTGGCTGATGTAAAAGGCTGCACTCACAGGCGCCATAATGGTTGTGAGGGCCAAACGCTgtttattattaagctaaAGAGAAAGATAAGGCAACTATCACTGGAAGGGAAATGCTGCAGCTTGAAAGGACCAAGTCGTGTGGGCTCGCTTCAGTCACGAGCCGAGTCGTTCCGGCCTTTACCGCTGAAGGCCCCCGGCCAGTCATAGCCACAATCCAAAATCATCCCGCCAACTCTGATGGCGCAGAAGAGCCACGCGCAACAGAATTTGTAGCGTCTAGCTCTGGTTTCTCATATGGAGTACCGCATTGTCCAGTACCAACTAGCGCTTGACTTCCCTGAAGCTCCGCTGTCGTGACCGCATCTTTGACACTGCTCACAGGCTCAGGGTCTTGGTTTAGACCTTGCCCATTATCCGTTAACCGTTTTCTTCGCCTGAAAATAAAGCACAGTGCTACTATAACGAGTAGAACCGTTAGCGGTATAGCAGTCCCAATCGCTATTGTACTGTCTCTGGACAAACCAGAGGTGGAGCCTCGGTTGGCAGTGTCGCCCCCAGTGTCACCCGAAGTGGATGTAGAAGTAAGCCCATTTGACTAAATCAAAACTATGCGCGGAGCGGTGACTGAAATCGATTGATCGGAGGCTAAAGATGTTATGATAGTTAAAGACTCGCAAGTGTTATACGTAGAATCATACGAGACACCCGTGATGGTGACTTCTCCTCCGGTGACTTTCCGTGCGCAACCCGAGGGATATCCACCACGACAGGTATAGCCCCTAGTGATTTGGTTAGTTGATGGCTACATAATAGCAGGATCCCGCCCAGAGTTGGTAATAGTGGTAGTATGAGATAAGGGGTTTCTTAGTCGGTAGGACTAGCATAATCGATGCTCATCCATTGTAGGTTGTTAGAGGTTAGGAAAAGTGTTACTAACGAAGCACAGCACCCTATGGCTGTCTCTCCATCCTGTAAAAAGTCCCAGATAGACGTGGTCATGGAaatccccctcctctcccatTTCGAGTCAGACCACGGTGGGGATCCTTCCTGGCGTTCATAGGTGCAAGCAGATGTAAATCCGGCAGGGCAGAACAACCCGGGCGAATACAATGCCGGGGTGTAGGCAATTGCAGTTGGAAATCCATCGCCATAAAGATCAGCAAACGTTCCAGGATAACACGACCGCGCCAAGACTCCCTCGTCGCAGACCACTCCAAAGTACCCTCTAGTGAAGAAGTTTGCAATGTGAAGGCTGAGCGTGCTGCAGTCGGTCGGCTGGCTGAATGTGGTCGTTAGGGGACCGAGATTTACGCGAGAGCTAGCGAGGTTTGTACggcttgtcgtcgtcattgCGATATCTCAAGGTGTGGCAAGAACCGCCGGAAGAGGAATGAATATATATTCTATTCAGAAAGTCGTAAGAGGCAAGAACACGGGTCCAAACCTAAAAAAGGTCTatgtcttggctctggagGCTTTGGACTGGATGCACACCGAACTTTATATGAACGGCTTGGGCAAGTGCGCCTTGGACGTCGAGGGATTTGCCTGTCTGTAGGACTTCATTGCAGCTGAGCATCGCACCGCATTCATTGGTTGATCACCACCTCCCCTTGACCACGCGAATGACTGTGGGAACATTTCGACAGGGGCATAAACCAATCAGATTTCAAACCCAAAGGCACACACGGATTCACGCCCAAATTGGCTAATGAGACGTATACCAAAAATAGATCGATACAAATTGCTACCTTAAGTTTATCGCAACTATCTCCTGTGCTGTGCGAAGACTACAGCAGGTCACTCGTCCCACAGTTAGAATCTTAACTGATCTTACGGGGGCACTGCATGAGATGGAGATAGAATCTTAACTTCATGAGACTTGCCACTTCACCAAAGCATAAAGTCACGAGAAATACGCTTATCTTCATTGGGTTAGATCCCTGCGAGTGACTCAGCTGTAGTCTTCGCACAGCACAGGAGATAATGCAGTCTATGCTTTTCATGATCAAGGTGATGTCGCCCGGCGGTTTTTCGCACGACCGGGCAGCGCTGTGGAGCTAGAGGACCCACACAGTCCTTTGGGGATAGTTAAGGTTACGCATTGGCCTCAGCAATTCCCCTCTGGGGTGCCTTGCTGGGTGTGTACACAGCCACCTATGCTTGCTCTGCCTTGGCTCATCACAACACGGCTTGGATGTATCTCCTCCGCCGGCTTGATCGCAACGTTAGCCAAGGTTTAGGGTAGATACTCTACTACAGAATGATGGATAAAATATGTTATATTATTCAGAGAGATTGGTTTTCCGCTCTTGAGGAATCCTCaacacaacaccaacacaacGCGTTCTGGCCTCTTTTTAACTGCGTTTTCACTATGCTTCTTGTTAAGACCTCGAGCTATAGCTACATATCTTTGCCTTACACTATCCCTTCAATTATCGAGGACCTCCCGCCAGGTCACGGCAGGGGAGAGCAGCCAATTAAAATGCATCGGATCAAAGGTACCTAATCCCTCACGTATTTAATCCTATGATAGAAGTACCAGCAATCTTTCGAGCTACAAATCGCTACATTACACCGCTCATTTTGTGGTGATAAATGACGCAACGTGTGGTTCCCGTCATGCACCTTCTTGTGTTGCATATGCCTCTACCCAGATTGTCACACGAAGTGCAACACAAGAGTCAGAGTGGTGTTACAGATCTGTTGCAGGTCCGACAGGTCTCGTATCAcagcctcgtctcgtcgaaTATaatgaggacgaggaaggaCGAAGACGCCAGGAGAGAGTGGAATCAATCACTAATCTattctccatcttgagatcATCATTCATCTTGACTGACCACCCTCGTATCCGACATCTTGATGACAGGGGTGTTATGGGGCACGGTACGGCCGGGAGGTCCTCGACAATTGAAGATCTCCTTGCCTGCGCGAAGACTGCCAACGGGTACTCGCCCCACTGCTAAGGCACTATCTAAGCGTCTCAAAAATGCTTGAGACGGCTGATATTGTTATATTGCTGCCAGAGTGGGCTAATTAAGCTACTAACCATAATTGGTTTAGATCCTTGCAAAGTACCCGTTGGCAGTCTTCGCGCAGGCAAGGAGATAGCAAGTCGAGAGTACAGCTACAACTTCCGCTACACCTTGTTGTCTCTCTAGCTGTCCTCCCCTACTTATAAATGCCTAAGTTAAAGAATCAATCGAGTTCATCTGTGCCTCTCGGCATGGTCAGTAGGTGGCTTACAAGTAGCTGCCGCAGGCACAGTTGATGCTGTAAAGAATACGAACATCAAGAGTAAGGGTCACGACCATCGAGAATAGCTTTCACGGTCAGCATGAACGTCCCACAGCAGGCAATAACCTGCTGCTTCGGAGATCGGCAGATCGAATACAAGTTTAAGAGACCGCCCTTCGTCCCTCGTttagaaaaaaaaaccaaGCGCTCATTTGATCGTCGTTTCCATCTATGCCTGCGATGGACCCAAAGGGCGTTCTGGATCACAAGGAAGCTAACAGCGACGGACGCGACTGGACTCCGGCAGTGCGTCTTGTCGATGGATGAGCGAAGGAGGCCTCCAACAGTCGCTTATCTTTGACAGTGGAAAGGCTCCAGTGGGCCACTTGCCCCACATGACCCCTGTAAATTTATTGGCTTGTGAGCGGAGGCAAGAATCCTACCTGCGAAAACTGGACACCCTTGGCCGCTTTGGTGCAAGGTGGTTATTTCAATACTTCCCCGTCACCTGTTTGTTGAGTGGCCATAATGATAACGTCGAGGTGACATCATGTGCCCGTTGGCTTGTCCACCAGTCTGCCTGCCAAGCGCTGCGTGCCAAGCACTGCGCCTTCTAAGCGGTCTTGCCCTGGTCAAGATGAACTAAACCTGAACCAGGCGgctgcccctccatccagGCTGAGACGAAGACCCATGCTGCATCGACACATCAAACCAGGCTGGACAACTTAACCATCCACATTTAGCGATCTAAGGAAGGGGAACTCACACCAAACAGTCTCAATTTGGCAGACCAtgcttcagctgctccagATAGGGTGCTGAGCACACGGAGAAATTGGCCTTCAAACTGGCCCGTCAAGCAAAGCAAAAGCGAGGTGGGAGTAAGGAGTGCCGGTGGGGGAATATGGGGCTGTTGTTGGGTGATGGGCACCAAATCGTTTGAACTGTAAGTAGCTTGGCCTTTGAGGCTTGTCCTCCCGTGCGGAAAAAATTTCATTCAGTCAGGCCTTTTAACTAACGTGGCAGGTGTTGCTTTGTTTTGTTTGATGCCTCAACGAACATCGAACAGCACTTCACCACCGACGCCGCGCCACATCTTGCTCATCGATTATTCTAGATATCCAAACCATAGCATTAATGTGCAAGTACGCTACGGGGTGCCTCCTTGCTCCCGTCCTCTACGCCGTACACTGCTCAGCAATTACTGCGTAAACCCATGCATCAGTAACGAGGAATGGTTTTGCGTTGATCACTCACTGTGCTTGGGAACATTTAGTTACAGTAGACGGACACCGTTTTGGACTGTGTTGACGGCCATTGTTTTGgatcttggcaaaggccaTCGCGACAACAGACTTCGAAACAGTTGACCTGGTCCCTCCCTGTCTGGGTCGGACCTTGTCCTTCCTTGACGCTGAGGGCGTTGCCGATCCATGACATCAGTTCGGCCGAAGGAACTTACAGTGAATGAACGGGATGACATGTGGCCCACTGAAGGGGCAATCACATTCcactcttttctttttcccccttctcctctcttcctttcCTTACCCCTTGCCAGGCTCATGCCTCACGAGCTTCCTCTCAAACACCTCCCCTCGGGCGGAGAAAGAGACAGGATACTCATTTGAttctctgcttctccttgcgcAAAACCTATTTCACTAACAAACTCGTTTAGCTTTTgattgaagccatcgaaaCTGTGGGTCTCGATGATACAGCATACCAGCGACCCTTTTTCCGATTTCGATTCAGCCTTAGCTTCATTCTCCCGGAATCTCTGCGTCGCCGCGGATCTCCTTGCTAGCCCAAAATTCCACGCACATTCGACCTAGGCTGAAGTGTGGTGTGGACTCCTTGACCAAGACCCCAAAAAGCGTCTCCCTCGGACGCCTCACTATGAGATCgagaccctcgaggagctgttgGCATTGGGAATCGCTTCGGCCCTCTTGAGTCCCCTTGAGTCTCCCTCACTGGTGCCTTACCCTCGTCGCATCGCTGCACGCGACCCTGTTCGGCCCGACAACCGTCATCGCTTTTTCCCCGACCTAGCTCGGCCTGCGCAGCCCTCTCTTCATTCCTCCCCAGAGATTTACAACTTCGACCCCTATCACCGCTTACAACCACCTACCTccgccatggccaacgaAGGCGAAACCCAGTCTGTTGGCCATTCCGATCAACCCCATCCCATTGCGCGCTCCGATTCCTCCACTTCTACAAGCCCTTCAGACCACAACGAGCCCATTATTCACCAGCGTATCCCTCAACGGCCACCGTTGCCCACTCGAAAGAGCAGTGGCCCTCTAGTGGTACCCCGTGACAGCTCGGCTGTTGGCCCTATCGAACCTAACTTTGGGCCGGATGATGTCAGGGCCGTGAGCCCCAGGAGAACTAGCGAGGAACTTGATAAGATTGGCAAGGAGGCGCGAGAAGAGATGAGAAGGTGAGCCACAAACATCAATGGGTTGGTCCTCGCCGACCAGCCACTGACTTAGGGGTAGACACGCAGACGCGCTTCAGGACTCTCTCCTCGCAATTTTCAGCCGCATCGAGGCGGTGCGCGAAGAACACGACAAGCTcgataacaacaacaaggtCTTGCAGAAGTATATTAGTGATCTGACGAGTACCAGTGAGATCAcagcttctggaagccaGAGAAAATAGTGAGGGCGATCTAAGGAGGCTGATATTGCATGGGACTGTGGACGTCCCCAGTAATCAATCCTGCCAACCCTACAGTTTCATCGGCTAGCTCTCAAACAGCTAGATGGCCACCCAGCTGGGACGGTGGTTACAGCCGACGACTCCAGAATCGCCCCCTTTGAAGCACGCACCAGCATAACCCTGGTTTCACACTGTTGACACCCTGAAGAGGGCATGGTACCCACGCCATTTGCGCAGCTACTTTTCTTCCAACACCCACACACCACACTAACCCAGCCCGTACAAGACACTATGAATGGAGAGAGCTTGTCAATGCAGACTGGGGGAGGCCTTTCGCCGCAAGTGGCGAGGGCAAATCTTCTCGAAGAAGGCGCTTGTCTTGGCAGCTCAACAAGTTATTCGAAGTCTTGGCCTATATCGAAGTTGATTGCCGTAGTCGGCGAGGGGGCGAGCCTCATCCGGTGACGCGGCGATATCTTCCTTGGAGCAGAACATATGATCCAGCGCTTTGCGTCGCTCGTACGAGCAGATTACTCTCGCGTTTTATCACGGTTGAATCTTTCGTGGTAAGCAGCGAAGTCCCCGAGATTGGGATCTTGCTTCGAGCAGATGGTGCAAGGCTGTCCAAAGGAGCGAGAGTTCAGATAGCAGCCAGTTATCGCCTCGAGGTCTAATCTTCTGCACCGTTCAGAAGTGGAGGTCTCTTATTAACTTCGAACTCGTCTTTTAGCTTTTATTTAGCGATCTTCTG
This window of the Fusarium keratoplasticum isolate Fu6.1 chromosome 3, whole genome shotgun sequence genome carries:
- a CDS encoding Potassium transport protein — protein: MWKPSINFFTLHYAYIFLVGLVGFAVILPYGNVAAIDAFFFGTSASTESGLNTFDVKNLKTYQQLVIYVIPTIAHMAVINIVVIATRLYWFERRLKQVAPSMLRWKSYPAQGDRPGGPLTADSEIPLPDRPNPVSFSPALENTGHNGDYPNKNSEGPANPDSALPSENHTAKLREPLDGACSGLIHKQVALPLPEQHANPDQSLRITFDSTLQGHRRDSVTIYSPPLAGRDRRCSSPTAREGQRGSMRHMEDSTVDMSGSQPISTDIPVSTDEGSIQKPITPTTSRVSRDSRWRSRERLSLERATSIERVASSIFVLGQTRNRSRELSKSDRDASRPSAPHTRVSDLPQLSSQVTIGRNSQFHGLSAEERELLGGIEYRSLKLLLWICIGYFVGLHVLGVICLVPWIQHAPSKYTDYLDEVGQNKIWWAFYSAQTMANNLGFTLTPDSMVHFRDATFPMLVMTFLAYTGYNFYPIFLRLLIWSFYKLVPKNSALRGPLAFLLEHPRRCCMLLFSSRPTWILFGILFGLNFLDVLLLIVLDLDNPSVTELPLAQRILAAIFQAASSRHTGTSTFDLSGLNPAAQFSLLVMMYISVYPIALTIRASNTYEERALGKYAPEQIDPEEAKTGGKYVMAHMRNQLSFDLWYIFLGIFLICIAESDKIMDTSQPEFSVFPIFFEVTSAYGNVGLSLGHPDVQTSLSGQFSVCSKLVICAMMIRGRHRGLPYEVDRAIQLPSERLVDDNTEPLPSRRPLLTSEVDGEAM